Proteins co-encoded in one Bremerella sp. TYQ1 genomic window:
- a CDS encoding type I polyketide synthase, giving the protein MNEQTPLAIVGIGCRLPGAKNVDELWKVLTDGRCTVGEMPPERLNEEIYFDPEKGLVGRTYSKAAGTIEFQSPDPSQVDLPDQSKTKNDPGHLSFCNTTAEALQNAGYDLKNVPCKSTGVFLGHTRGSDTPGDMVYGTCSEEALSEASQIPEFQNLFGESPEIARKIFGDAALEIRSALPHLTKGVGTRVCSHHGALLVANTFGFTGPVCAINAACASSLQALAIAGRALRRGSIRMAVVGGASFCSLDSMVLFSKAHSISPNDSRPFDAKADGLLVSEGHVVLVVKTLEAALEDGDNIQAVIRGIGVSSDGKGKSLWAPRKEGQVLAIDRAYQGSVDPQYLQFVEAHATSTQVGDATEMAALIESLTDRIKPNRIPVGSIKANVGHTLETAGIAGLLKVILALKHKTIPKQINCHELNPRIDWDRAPFYVPSENQQWPENVDGRPRLAAVNAFGIGGLNTHVVVEEFQPQTHRSRVDVKQACPQQEDAIAVVGISAILPGARTVKEFAKLLQSNHDPKSHVQKRWKPEYSLSDKPELYHSTGTLGGFLEDYEYDWRKHRVPPKEIASANPLQFMILDAVDAALDDAGLTPDTYDRTKASVIVGSQFGSDFSTDLVMGVRVPEMQLALAKQLSSKGILRAKVDQIVEQFGELILKLKPALLDETGSFTSSTLASRITKMFDLMGGALAIDTGDASTGTAIATAADILLSGEMDTVICAAGQRSMGLPVFEGISMCDALVHQSDRSAFSGNAPGVAPGEGVGVMILQRLSDAQKANRKIHAVIRGVGSGSGAKPSEGLAAAVSRLSSQRLPKADIIQVASAGSECDEETFESFAELCPATSTTPYLHSVTPRTGHCGGGSGMIALLAAIEQMKQRHAFADFPQLQSPQQLQVGERKFQLSGGALPGHHQPIRSIVADWDPSGPANIFLLEPAGQPAEKRSDDPQEDSVNRDTVHRNGKHSSHTVSVKQATQLEAAPDFREPKRVHMPLAIVGMACHLPDSPNLSAYWNLILEGRSAIGQLPSARLNRRLYFNAQRGKPGRTYSSIGALSPHRAQAFQKFLLSDEDVLNADPCHLELCQIVADAFQHAQMDPHKTAGTRTGVYMGHTQGTSLNGDLAFASMLPQGLSILRSLPAFDRIAGSNAETWVEEIAHRLRDQLPSRNDGGGPFVEASQAASLVAKSFGLLGTTMSLNAACSSGLVALAYAAHALELGQIDAAVVGASSSLKLENLLLFSKAQSISGTGSRPFDNTADGLVTAEGHVTCIVKTLEKALSDGDPIHAVIRGIGLSSDGKGKSLWAPLREGQAEALRRAYSSDVPPDSVQYIETHATSTLVGDSTELLALSDVMGTSLAKGQKIPIGSVKANIGHTLEPAGLAGLVKTVLAMKAQTIPPVTNVTQPNSRIDWSNLPFSLPLSAQPWQLPASGGSRRGAVNAFGVGGLNAHVVVDEFDRSRSTQVAVPKFPQQDTTPEERYLAIVAAEVLVPGAKSLKDFWEVVRAGNDQRTAVPKERWEPSLLSAGTASQWTGGFLRDFEYDWRKHRIPPLQIAAADPLQFMLLDTIDRALESSVFLSKLDRSSTAVVVGNEVGGEFYDQLQFVIRLPEVQEAFRQLLSENGTREDEIESALNEFQQKVHDRFPALNDDTGSFTNSSLASRITKTFDLLGGACAIDSGATSSFAALQVAQNLLLSRSCDTVICAAGQRSMGIGAYQKLLSANRSKEVPGEGTGVVILKRLPDAQRDGDKILGVIRDVRIERTPSSAAEDNAIKSDISSQFGNLSGTTGMISLLKEIVRSNDTRTSANEDSSEEVKVALHPVKLSQTDLSGQRCQLELLAPSQGAQDTSLPKENPWKAAVLEAATVSDLLSTAEAILKSASPFAELESRVADRTAPYAVGLVARSDEELRQKLQALVKYFEHPTRESIWEGQGIYFVSRGTQAKVAFLFPGQGSQYAGMLQDLVQSDPTAQQTVQKLDRTLQSLGYPTYENLVVTNADQLGEHVFRTQLALLVADAILLDVVRNLGITPDVITAHSYGEFPALYASGVWSFREAALATKLRCDSIDETPAIDGAMLSCQIDLKTAQQLCQSHNGDVHIANRNSLQQIVLSGKRANLEALERSLTNQGIRCRLLKVPRPYHSPLMKSAQPIFKQRLDSISFNGITTPLFSSIDGEYASNSDRIRGNLVEQLTRQVDFVHQIEHLRSEGVNVFVELGPSTVLSDLTRSIVKDPNIVVVSSNHKRRSDGESLARLKAAMLATGALASQPDKSTMHTTQSLPDGLRIARLSGSRYQMGKTHGEMFAREIKACLQRVCDLADSQTARSLPSLDFAWKLRDDLFDADAMDEIRGIADGAGVNIESVIAHNMRGYFDIETGCVQVLLQETDKPNACIHAANEDLPLALYLRETLKRCVQIRHPEQGNAHVVFSPVGHARAINGVNAAGIAITSSKLLDLPRRIETRRGLLHGELILKLLQFSNSIDEVVQHLERYPKTGAWGLFVSDAKRNQHVYLEYDGNHIRQENVVSDTFATNHARLFTPIEEVPAHSLRRLERLQQLHRNGPPSRHTVQTWLRDRFDIGRNKEARFPTMNTIRRVDNQISVVFDTVNAKVWITPGTHSGLDENQFYELDLHQMIGLSPMTPQSASIKNEVGEVQSLDRDVCISPESFCEQVQSINGASPRPTSGNVCERFVVRVIPQNRLEPTFDLQRLSGGVIILGNSRVATALQQRLRQQGISTTLVDNLHDIDATIKKIDAACEKGPIPNLILLSDWNEGPDFGLAEVAWNILRDEKVLNPYLACQRWFTHLNKAKQVARGSFLAATCLGGQLGFNDRHRSPLGGFVTGMHKGLAVEQGRTTDWQFQTNLVDFEPTASPDFIADRLLEEFQSGNACNQEIGYVGEQRYRVVTIPQPIDMLPEQSRSFGKNWIITGGARGVTAAVAKAIGKRYGVTLHLIGSSPLPQVDPAWRDFDEAQTKELRAKVMKQAIADGAVPIQSWERVEKGIEIDRNLAEMQAMGLQVNYYPCDITNRSALASLLEIIRAKHGEIDGIIHGAGYEKAASFHNKKADNVKRTVGSKVDGAVALMELTSNDPLKYFVAFSSISGRFGGTGQTDYCLSNELLSKLIGWYRRRRPDVASVAIDWHSWDEVGMAVRPETKFAKEFAHMTFMPTLEGTNHLIDELLRGCPEPEVVITDWNYFKLQFPDDRLEELAPNVAVAPPGVIKQSDRNVSLDDSTAIIENLISQLDAGQKQGEVAIPHPNHPGQIIRFTASTEAKGDESAIWPLPFVDSLVFQDAEQVRVRMISQPASDRFLQEHMFKSRPIFPLVGFADACAQAATLLMKDSSFAVLEDLEVKQAWRLLTDDPAESNIQVTRTEQGIICEFLTDFCNRKGVVLQKDRVHFRCVVKEDAELPIDEPVPFPPGYHDVNYPEDRLVLYHGPMYRQVRGVYYDGSISWFRVNVPDPQEFYGERSTGRTFLPAILIDACFFAAGIHFWLGESAAVVLPTGIQRLSLIDLPAPGTEAYAYIRLRERSETQAVFDIDLRDGEGRLLIKIEGYEGVIVMTNPAISQEGSPIA; this is encoded by the coding sequence ATGAACGAGCAAACACCGCTGGCAATCGTTGGAATTGGTTGCCGACTTCCCGGAGCCAAAAACGTTGATGAATTATGGAAGGTGCTTACCGACGGTCGCTGTACCGTCGGCGAGATGCCACCGGAACGTCTCAACGAAGAAATCTATTTTGATCCGGAAAAGGGACTCGTAGGCCGCACTTACTCTAAGGCAGCCGGGACGATTGAATTTCAATCTCCGGATCCTAGTCAAGTAGATTTGCCCGATCAGTCAAAGACGAAAAACGATCCTGGTCATCTAAGTTTCTGCAATACAACAGCTGAAGCACTTCAGAACGCTGGTTACGACCTAAAAAATGTACCCTGCAAAAGCACCGGTGTGTTCCTCGGCCACACGCGCGGAAGCGATACGCCCGGTGATATGGTCTACGGCACATGCTCGGAAGAAGCTCTTTCGGAAGCATCGCAGATCCCTGAATTTCAAAATCTATTCGGCGAAAGTCCAGAAATCGCTCGAAAGATTTTCGGAGACGCAGCGCTGGAAATTCGTTCCGCGTTACCTCATTTGACCAAAGGCGTCGGTACGCGCGTCTGCTCGCACCATGGAGCGTTGCTCGTTGCTAACACGTTTGGTTTCACGGGACCTGTATGCGCCATCAACGCGGCTTGCGCTTCCTCGCTTCAGGCACTCGCGATCGCCGGTCGTGCACTTCGTCGCGGTTCGATTCGCATGGCAGTCGTAGGAGGCGCATCGTTCTGTAGCCTCGACAGCATGGTGCTGTTCTCGAAGGCTCACTCAATTTCGCCAAACGATTCTCGACCCTTTGACGCCAAAGCCGACGGGCTTCTCGTTTCAGAGGGGCATGTCGTCCTGGTCGTCAAGACTCTCGAGGCTGCACTCGAAGATGGGGACAACATTCAAGCTGTGATTCGTGGTATTGGCGTCTCCTCTGATGGAAAAGGGAAAAGCCTTTGGGCTCCACGTAAAGAAGGGCAGGTTCTCGCCATCGATAGAGCCTACCAAGGATCGGTCGATCCGCAATATCTTCAATTCGTGGAAGCGCATGCAACATCGACACAAGTCGGCGATGCGACCGAAATGGCAGCGCTCATAGAGTCGCTAACCGACCGAATTAAGCCGAATCGTATTCCGGTCGGCAGCATCAAAGCCAATGTTGGTCATACACTAGAAACGGCAGGAATTGCGGGACTTTTAAAAGTAATTCTCGCGCTCAAGCACAAAACCATTCCTAAACAAATCAATTGTCATGAGCTAAATCCACGAATTGATTGGGACCGAGCTCCTTTCTATGTGCCATCCGAAAATCAACAATGGCCCGAAAATGTTGATGGACGGCCACGGCTTGCTGCCGTCAACGCATTTGGTATCGGAGGTTTGAATACACACGTTGTTGTCGAAGAGTTTCAGCCCCAAACACACCGGTCGCGCGTCGATGTAAAGCAAGCCTGCCCGCAACAAGAAGATGCTATTGCGGTTGTCGGTATTTCGGCGATTCTTCCCGGCGCTCGTACCGTCAAAGAATTTGCCAAGCTACTCCAGTCGAATCACGACCCGAAGTCACACGTTCAAAAACGCTGGAAGCCAGAATACTCACTGTCCGATAAGCCGGAACTCTATCACAGTACCGGAACCCTTGGTGGTTTCCTCGAAGACTATGAGTACGATTGGCGCAAACATCGTGTCCCCCCCAAGGAGATCGCCAGCGCCAACCCACTGCAATTTATGATTCTCGATGCCGTGGATGCCGCGCTAGATGATGCCGGACTGACACCTGACACCTACGATCGAACCAAGGCAAGTGTGATCGTAGGATCACAGTTCGGCAGCGATTTCTCGACAGATTTAGTGATGGGAGTTCGCGTCCCTGAAATGCAGCTCGCCCTAGCCAAGCAGCTGAGCAGCAAAGGAATTCTTCGTGCTAAGGTCGATCAAATTGTCGAACAATTTGGTGAGCTTATCTTGAAGCTCAAACCTGCGTTGCTGGATGAGACTGGTAGCTTTACTTCTAGCACGCTTGCCTCCCGGATCACGAAGATGTTTGATCTGATGGGTGGCGCTTTGGCGATTGACACGGGCGATGCCTCGACTGGGACGGCGATTGCTACCGCTGCCGATATATTGCTAAGCGGCGAAATGGATACGGTGATTTGCGCCGCAGGGCAGCGATCAATGGGGCTCCCCGTTTTCGAGGGAATCTCCATGTGCGATGCCCTCGTTCACCAGTCAGATCGGTCGGCGTTCTCAGGTAACGCACCTGGCGTTGCACCCGGAGAGGGTGTCGGCGTCATGATACTTCAGCGTCTATCGGATGCACAAAAAGCAAATCGAAAGATCCATGCGGTTATCAGAGGCGTCGGAAGTGGTTCCGGTGCGAAGCCAAGTGAAGGACTCGCGGCGGCCGTATCGAGGCTTTCTTCACAACGTTTGCCGAAAGCCGACATCATTCAAGTCGCATCGGCAGGAAGCGAGTGCGATGAAGAGACGTTCGAGTCATTCGCGGAACTTTGTCCGGCAACATCAACAACTCCCTATTTGCACAGCGTGACACCTCGCACAGGTCATTGCGGGGGCGGATCGGGGATGATTGCCTTGTTGGCCGCCATCGAGCAGATGAAACAGAGGCATGCGTTCGCAGATTTCCCTCAGCTCCAATCTCCGCAGCAACTTCAAGTAGGAGAACGGAAGTTTCAATTGTCTGGCGGAGCCCTTCCTGGCCACCATCAACCGATCCGATCTATCGTGGCCGATTGGGATCCAAGTGGTCCAGCCAATATCTTCCTACTCGAGCCTGCCGGACAACCTGCTGAAAAACGATCTGACGACCCTCAAGAGGACTCTGTCAATCGCGATACAGTCCATCGAAACGGCAAACACTCTTCGCACACTGTCTCCGTCAAACAAGCGACACAACTAGAAGCCGCGCCTGATTTCCGCGAACCAAAAAGAGTTCACATGCCGCTGGCGATCGTTGGCATGGCATGTCATCTCCCAGATTCTCCGAATCTCAGTGCCTACTGGAATCTAATTCTCGAAGGACGTTCTGCAATCGGTCAATTGCCTTCGGCACGGCTGAATCGTCGACTCTATTTCAACGCTCAGCGAGGAAAACCAGGTCGCACCTACAGTTCGATCGGAGCTCTATCTCCACATAGGGCACAAGCTTTCCAGAAATTCCTGCTTTCCGACGAGGATGTACTAAACGCAGATCCTTGTCACTTGGAACTCTGCCAAATTGTTGCTGATGCATTTCAACACGCCCAAATGGATCCTCACAAAACCGCTGGGACACGGACAGGCGTATACATGGGGCATACCCAAGGAACGTCCTTAAATGGTGATCTGGCGTTCGCTTCGATGTTACCTCAAGGGCTCTCAATTCTCCGGAGTTTGCCTGCATTTGATAGAATCGCCGGAAGTAACGCAGAAACTTGGGTCGAAGAAATCGCACATCGTCTACGTGATCAGCTTCCCTCGCGAAACGACGGCGGAGGACCATTCGTAGAAGCATCCCAAGCCGCAAGTCTGGTGGCTAAATCGTTTGGCCTTCTTGGAACGACAATGTCGCTCAACGCTGCATGTAGTTCCGGTCTCGTCGCACTTGCGTATGCCGCACATGCGTTAGAGCTCGGCCAAATTGACGCGGCCGTGGTAGGGGCATCTTCAAGCCTCAAACTGGAAAACCTACTTCTGTTTTCCAAAGCCCAATCGATCAGTGGTACCGGATCTCGTCCTTTTGACAACACTGCCGATGGCCTTGTTACCGCGGAAGGCCATGTTACTTGTATTGTTAAGACGCTTGAAAAGGCCCTATCTGATGGCGATCCTATTCACGCGGTCATCCGTGGAATTGGATTGTCGTCTGACGGCAAGGGCAAAAGCCTTTGGGCACCTCTCAGAGAAGGACAAGCCGAGGCCCTGCGACGCGCTTACTCGTCCGACGTGCCTCCTGATTCTGTGCAATATATCGAAACCCATGCAACATCAACGCTGGTCGGGGACTCAACAGAACTTCTTGCTTTAAGCGACGTCATGGGGACTAGTCTTGCTAAGGGGCAGAAGATCCCAATTGGAAGTGTAAAAGCAAACATCGGTCACACTTTGGAACCTGCCGGATTGGCTGGTCTCGTGAAAACAGTTCTGGCGATGAAGGCCCAGACGATTCCTCCCGTTACTAACGTCACTCAGCCCAATTCTCGAATCGACTGGAGCAACCTGCCATTCAGCTTGCCACTCTCGGCTCAGCCATGGCAGCTTCCTGCCTCGGGTGGTTCAAGAAGAGGGGCCGTGAACGCATTTGGCGTGGGAGGTCTCAATGCTCACGTTGTGGTTGACGAGTTTGATCGCAGTCGATCGACACAGGTTGCCGTACCGAAATTTCCGCAGCAAGATACCACCCCAGAGGAACGCTACCTGGCCATTGTCGCCGCCGAAGTACTCGTTCCCGGTGCAAAGTCTTTAAAGGACTTTTGGGAGGTCGTTCGCGCTGGAAATGATCAAAGAACAGCTGTTCCTAAGGAACGTTGGGAACCTTCCCTATTGTCTGCCGGGACAGCATCTCAGTGGACGGGAGGTTTCCTGCGAGACTTCGAATACGACTGGCGGAAGCATCGAATTCCACCGCTTCAAATCGCTGCGGCCGACCCACTTCAGTTTATGCTTTTGGATACTATCGACAGGGCTTTAGAGTCGTCAGTATTTCTAAGTAAGCTAGATCGCTCAAGCACAGCTGTCGTGGTTGGAAACGAAGTCGGCGGCGAGTTTTATGATCAGCTTCAGTTTGTCATAAGGCTACCAGAAGTACAGGAGGCTTTTCGTCAACTCCTTTCTGAAAACGGAACGCGTGAAGATGAAATAGAATCAGCGCTCAATGAGTTTCAACAGAAAGTGCATGATCGTTTCCCCGCATTAAACGATGACACTGGTAGTTTCACGAATAGTTCTCTCGCTTCGCGAATAACGAAAACCTTCGATCTGTTGGGGGGCGCATGTGCCATCGACAGCGGAGCGACCTCATCCTTTGCCGCGCTCCAAGTCGCTCAAAACCTTTTATTGAGTCGCTCCTGTGATACAGTAATTTGTGCCGCAGGTCAGCGATCGATGGGAATTGGTGCATATCAAAAGCTGCTCTCTGCGAATCGCTCGAAGGAAGTGCCTGGTGAAGGGACCGGGGTTGTCATCCTGAAGCGTCTTCCTGATGCTCAACGTGATGGCGACAAAATTCTAGGAGTGATTCGCGATGTCCGCATTGAAAGGACTCCATCGTCGGCCGCGGAAGATAACGCCATAAAGAGCGACATTTCGAGCCAATTTGGAAATCTCTCAGGAACCACTGGGATGATTTCCTTACTTAAGGAAATTGTTAGATCAAACGATACACGGACCTCCGCTAATGAGGATTCTAGCGAAGAAGTCAAAGTCGCCCTTCATCCTGTCAAACTATCACAAACGGATCTATCCGGACAGCGATGCCAGCTTGAACTGTTAGCTCCAAGCCAAGGCGCTCAAGATACTTCGCTGCCAAAAGAAAATCCTTGGAAGGCAGCCGTACTCGAAGCGGCGACCGTTTCCGATCTGCTTTCAACGGCTGAAGCGATTCTAAAATCAGCCAGTCCATTCGCTGAACTAGAATCGCGCGTTGCCGATCGAACTGCTCCTTATGCAGTTGGGTTGGTCGCTCGATCAGACGAAGAACTGCGTCAAAAACTTCAAGCCTTGGTAAAGTACTTCGAACACCCGACCCGTGAAAGTATCTGGGAAGGGCAGGGCATCTACTTTGTTTCGCGCGGAACGCAAGCGAAGGTCGCGTTCCTATTTCCTGGACAGGGCTCTCAATACGCTGGAATGCTTCAGGATCTGGTTCAAAGCGATCCCACTGCGCAGCAAACGGTCCAGAAACTTGATCGTACGTTGCAATCGCTTGGCTATCCGACTTACGAAAATCTCGTTGTCACGAATGCAGATCAGCTTGGTGAACACGTATTCCGAACGCAGCTAGCGCTATTAGTTGCGGACGCGATTCTTCTGGACGTGGTACGCAACTTAGGAATTACCCCTGATGTCATCACTGCCCACAGCTACGGAGAATTTCCGGCTCTATACGCTTCCGGGGTATGGTCGTTCCGTGAAGCGGCACTTGCGACGAAACTGCGATGCGATTCCATTGATGAAACGCCAGCGATAGATGGTGCAATGCTCTCTTGTCAAATCGACTTGAAAACAGCCCAACAACTTTGTCAGAGCCACAACGGCGACGTTCATATCGCGAACCGCAATTCTCTTCAGCAAATCGTTCTTTCAGGCAAGCGTGCCAATCTCGAAGCGTTGGAGCGTTCGCTTACGAATCAAGGAATCCGATGCCGCCTACTGAAGGTACCTCGTCCGTATCATTCACCGTTGATGAAGTCCGCTCAGCCGATCTTCAAGCAACGACTCGATTCCATTTCATTCAATGGCATTACGACCCCCTTGTTTAGCAGCATCGACGGAGAATACGCATCCAATTCGGATCGAATTCGTGGAAACCTTGTCGAGCAGCTGACACGTCAAGTCGACTTTGTTCACCAGATTGAACATCTCCGAAGCGAAGGGGTTAACGTATTCGTGGAACTCGGGCCCTCAACGGTGCTGAGCGATCTCACCCGATCTATTGTCAAAGACCCCAATATCGTTGTCGTGTCATCCAATCATAAACGCCGAAGCGATGGTGAATCGCTCGCGAGACTTAAAGCGGCAATGCTCGCTACAGGCGCATTGGCATCCCAGCCTGACAAGTCGACAATGCATACGACTCAATCACTTCCAGACGGGCTTCGCATCGCTAGGCTGTCCGGAAGTCGATACCAAATGGGCAAGACGCACGGCGAAATGTTCGCCCGTGAAATCAAGGCCTGTTTGCAGCGTGTATGTGATCTTGCCGACTCTCAAACAGCGCGAAGTCTGCCGTCCCTCGATTTCGCCTGGAAATTGCGTGACGACCTCTTCGATGCCGATGCGATGGATGAAATCCGCGGCATTGCCGATGGGGCTGGCGTGAACATCGAGTCGGTTATTGCTCATAACATGCGGGGCTACTTCGATATCGAAACAGGCTGCGTTCAAGTTTTGTTACAGGAAACAGATAAACCCAACGCTTGCATTCATGCAGCGAATGAAGACCTCCCACTCGCGCTCTATCTTCGAGAGACTTTAAAGCGATGTGTTCAGATTCGCCATCCTGAGCAAGGAAACGCGCATGTCGTTTTCTCACCTGTGGGTCATGCCAGGGCGATCAACGGTGTTAATGCTGCTGGGATCGCGATTACCAGTAGCAAACTACTCGATCTACCTAGGCGAATTGAAACCCGTCGAGGTCTATTGCACGGAGAGTTGATTCTTAAGTTACTCCAATTCTCCAACAGCATTGATGAAGTAGTACAACACTTAGAGCGTTATCCCAAGACCGGAGCGTGGGGACTTTTTGTCAGTGATGCTAAACGGAATCAACACGTCTACTTAGAATACGATGGAAATCACATCAGGCAGGAAAATGTTGTCTCAGATACGTTTGCGACGAACCATGCTCGCTTATTTACTCCGATTGAGGAAGTTCCTGCTCACTCGCTGCGTCGCCTAGAAAGACTACAGCAATTGCATCGTAATGGGCCTCCTTCGCGGCACACTGTACAGACATGGCTCCGCGATCGCTTCGACATTGGACGCAACAAAGAAGCTCGATTTCCGACCATGAACACAATTCGACGCGTTGATAATCAGATCAGCGTTGTCTTTGACACGGTCAATGCCAAGGTTTGGATCACGCCCGGAACTCATTCCGGTCTGGACGAAAACCAGTTCTATGAGCTAGATCTTCACCAGATGATCGGGCTATCCCCCATGACTCCACAATCCGCTTCTATTAAAAATGAAGTGGGCGAAGTGCAGTCCTTGGATCGCGATGTTTGCATTTCCCCTGAGTCGTTTTGTGAACAAGTTCAGTCAATCAACGGGGCTTCACCACGTCCAACCTCAGGTAATGTTTGCGAGCGATTCGTTGTTCGAGTCATTCCACAGAATCGTCTCGAACCAACATTTGATCTACAACGTTTGTCAGGTGGTGTGATCATTCTCGGCAATAGTCGAGTTGCTACAGCCCTCCAACAACGTCTTCGTCAGCAAGGAATTTCGACGACGTTGGTCGACAACCTGCACGACATCGATGCTACGATCAAAAAGATTGACGCAGCATGCGAAAAGGGCCCCATTCCTAATCTCATCCTTCTCTCTGATTGGAATGAAGGGCCTGATTTTGGACTCGCGGAGGTTGCTTGGAATATACTGCGCGACGAGAAAGTACTAAATCCGTACTTGGCTTGCCAACGTTGGTTTACTCATCTCAACAAAGCAAAGCAAGTCGCTCGTGGTTCCTTCTTAGCAGCGACATGCTTGGGAGGCCAGCTTGGTTTCAACGATCGACATCGGTCGCCATTGGGTGGATTTGTCACCGGCATGCACAAAGGCTTGGCCGTCGAGCAGGGTCGGACAACCGATTGGCAATTTCAAACAAACTTGGTCGACTTCGAGCCCACCGCATCGCCAGATTTTATCGCTGACCGATTGCTGGAAGAATTTCAATCAGGCAATGCATGTAATCAAGAGATCGGTTACGTCGGGGAGCAGCGTTATCGAGTGGTGACCATACCACAGCCGATCGATATGTTGCCTGAACAGAGTCGGTCGTTTGGCAAGAATTGGATCATCACAGGAGGAGCTCGTGGTGTCACTGCGGCGGTTGCCAAGGCAATCGGAAAGCGATACGGGGTGACACTACACTTAATCGGATCGAGCCCTCTTCCCCAAGTCGATCCTGCCTGGCGTGACTTCGACGAGGCTCAAACAAAAGAACTCCGTGCGAAAGTGATGAAGCAAGCCATCGCGGATGGTGCGGTTCCCATTCAGTCCTGGGAGCGAGTTGAGAAGGGAATCGAAATCGACCGCAATTTGGCTGAAATGCAGGCCATGGGTCTTCAAGTCAATTACTACCCATGCGATATCACTAACCGCTCCGCACTCGCGTCTCTGCTGGAGATCATTAGAGCTAAGCACGGCGAGATTGATGGAATCATTCATGGTGCTGGCTACGAAAAAGCGGCGTCTTTCCACAATAAGAAGGCAGATAACGTCAAGCGAACGGTCGGCTCAAAAGTGGACGGCGCCGTAGCTTTAATGGAATTGACCAGCAACGACCCACTCAAATATTTTGTTGCGTTCTCGTCGATTAGTGGACGCTTCGGAGGCACCGGGCAGACCGACTATTGCCTATCGAACGAGCTACTCAGCAAGTTGATTGGGTGGTACCGCCGCAGACGACCAGACGTTGCGTCGGTCGCTATCGATTGGCACTCTTGGGATGAAGTCGGAATGGCGGTGCGGCCAGAGACGAAGTTCGCGAAAGAGTTTGCTCATATGACGTTCATGCCAACGCTTGAAGGAACAAATCACCTTATCGACGAACTCCTTCGTGGCTGTCCAGAACCAGAAGTCGTCATCACTGATTGGAATTACTTCAAGCTTCAGTTTCCCGACGACCGGCTGGAAGAGCTCGCGCCCAACGTAGCAGTAGCACCTCCTGGGGTCATCAAGCAGTCAGACAGAAATGTATCGCTCGACGATTCCACGGCCATCATTGAAAATCTGATTTCCCAATTAGATGCCGGTCAAAAGCAAGGGGAGGTTGCCATTCCTCATCCTAATCATCCAGGACAAATTATTCGCTTTACAGCCTCGACGGAAGCGAAAGGAGATGAATCGGCAATCTGGCCTCTCCCTTTCGTCGATAGCCTAGTGTTCCAAGATGCCGAGCAAGTTCGTGTCCGAATGATCTCTCAGCCAGCGAGCGACCGATTCTTACAAGAGCATATGTTTAAGTCACGGCCGATATTCCCATTGGTCGGCTTCGCGGACGCATGTGCTCAAGCGGCTACACTTTTGATGAAGGATTCATCTTTTGCCGTCTTAGAAGACTTGGAAGTAAAACAAGCCTGGCGACTACTGACAGATGACCCTGCCGAATCGAACATTCAGGTCACCCGAACGGAACAAGGCATCATTTGCGAATTTCTAACCGACTTTTGTAATCGAAAAGGAGTTGTCCTTCAGAAGGATCGTGTTCACTTTCGTTGCGTGGTAAAGGAAGACGCCGAACTTCCGATCGACGAGCCGGTACCGTTTCCACCTGGTTATCACGATGTAAACTATCCGGAAGATCGTTTAGTGCTTTATCACGGGCCGATGTATCGCCAAGTTCGCGGCGTGTATTACGATGGCAGCATAAGTTGGTTCCGCGTGAACGTGCCTGACCCCCAAGAGTTTTATGGAGAACGCTCAACAGGCAGAACGTTCCTTCCGGCAATCCTAATTGATGCTTGCTTCTTCGCCGCTGGCATCCACTTTTGGCTCGGTGAGTCAGCGGCGGTCGTTTTGCCAACCGGTATCCAGCGACTATCGTTGATCGACTTACCAGCCCCAGGAACGGAAGCATACGCTTACATTCGTCTTCGCGAGCGATCTGAAACTCAAGCCGTATTCGATATCGATCTTCGCGACGGGGAAGGGCGATTATTGATTAAAATTGAAGGCTATGAAGGCGTGATTGTCATGACCAATCCTGCAATTTCGCAGGAAGGTAGTCCCATTGCTTAA